TTCAAGCTCATCCCCCCAATATTCTGGAAGACCCAAGTTCAATCCCTGACTATCGGATCATGTCTTTGACCAGCTCTTCGGACAGTATTGTCAGCAGGATCAACAAGACCTACACGGTCGATGATCCAGCATTGCAAGAgtctgttgttgaagaagcaatGAATTATTATCTCTCAATTAGAGAATCGAATGATCCAATTAATAACAACaccaatgaaaataaattgattAAAGACCATCTCTTTTGTTGCTCAGACTCTTCCTCTACAATTGTATCCTTTTTAGTTGTAGTTCTTGCTGGATTTGCTGTTGATTTTAATAATGAACAATTCATACCTATTCGTACCTGTATAAATAACTGTACTGACTGCTTGTTATCATACCATAGGAAAAGGGCATTAATAAGAAAGAATTTTTTGCTGGAGAAAATGGTACCTTataatcaaattcaatCGACTATGGAGAAACCAACTATCTGGGAAGCTGATAACCTATATTCAcagattgaaaaatcaattgataataaattagaaaatgaagaattgaaaaagttgttgacTAGGATCTTCTTTGAGTGTCTACTGAATCCGTCGATTTTAAGGTATCATGATAAACTAAAGATTTACTTCAACCACTGTTTACAATTCTTGGACGATTCCCATGATTTATTAGTTTCAAAAGGCTTGAAAATTTATCCCGGTTTGGTGtatttgttattttctgATGACgaaaaccaaagaaacTGGGCAATATCAAAATTACCTTAtaataaagaagataaGATTTACTACAAAGATAGTGACTTTGATCCATTGTTCATCGAAGAATACGAGATTCATTTTTTTAACATTCAAAAGCCAGATTTTTTCACTGATGAAAGAtcaattcaattttggacAAATTTAATACCTCTTATCAGGTTTTCATCAGTTGATACGATTAGAAGCACCATAATGGAACCTTTTTCCTGTGCTTCTTATAGAGATGACAAAAGAATCAGAATTGTTCCACTCTATCAAGTTTTCATCAACCATGTTTTTTCCTACCTGAAAACCCCacttccttttttattGAGGTTTTTAGGGGTATCTCtggaaaaattcaaaattcaGTTATTCGAATTCATCAAACCTCACAATTACATGAGTTTCTTCGATATGGCCTTCAATAACCCAACCTATAAAAAATACTTACAAGAGCTACCGCCTGAAACATTTCCCTCTTCATTATCTCAATTAGATACATCAAGAAATCCGCtgtttattgatttggTCAAGTGGATGGAAATATGTTCTCACATACTTAATGATTCAAGTAAGTGTCAGTTTGCTATTGCAATGTTTGGCTTTTTAGCTGACTTCATCACTGATTCAAATTGTGGAAAGTTTATTGGGACCTACATAATGGAAAACATGATTCAACAgctttctttgaaaaatacagtTTTCCAGAGCGATAGATTAGGTGTCGAGTTATCTTATAAAGCAAGTGCAAGATCACTACTTGATAAAAAATGtattgttttgtttgattcgatcaacatcaaatttttaaaatcaaaagcGATAAAACTAATCAAGACGTGCTTGATTTATGATATCGAATCCTACTCTTATTACTCAAACAAACTAAATTTAAATGAGCCACTACTTACTCCTGAATTCAACAATGCTTTATGGAATTTATTACAAGTTAAGGTCACCTCCAATTCAAATATAGCCTTAAATGTTTTCTCcgctttttcaaatattatCAATGTTTATATGATTGATATTCCTTATAAGAAAACAAAGCTAATATCcgaaagaaaagaagagagtGTTGTAAAGGGCATATCATCCGATTGTAATAGGCAtaacaaaattattgaaagcTTTGCTACATCTGTGgaaaatgttttgaataaaCTTTCAGAATATATAACTTCGACTCATATGAAGTCAATTATCAATGACAACGACGCCTCCCTAGGGTTTTGGTCTCTTTTATTGTCACCAATTGACAGAATTTACTCATCAGCCGTGGCATTAATGTCAGAAAcatttgatgttgatgacaGACTTGAGGCTTTTAAAGAGTGCTTAAAATTAAACATACACTTAACACTAGATGCTTTTAAAGCTCAGATTACAAAATACACACGCTTGCAATTATTTTTACCCACTCAGAGAACCGTAAAAATTTTGATGGATTTTATGAATGCATTATTCAATCCAATGAATGGTATAATTGTTTCGTCGAAAATCGAACTAACCCTTGACCTAAAAACGTCGATAGTTGAATTTTGGATTGATGTATGGGGATTCCTAGGAATgattttcaagaatatTTTTGACTGGTCAATCACTTATGAACGACTCAAGGTTACTTTAGCCAAGGAAATATCAGATAAAATTACGTCAGATTTGTTAAATTTCACCAGAGATGTGCTAGATTTGTCTCATTTAGTTCTCAATGGTATGAAAATCATAGTTTCTCTTCTAGAAACACAAAATTACACAAGTACCGACATCAAAttaatcaaagaaacactTTTGAAACCAATTGTAGTTACATTAGGTAATCTATTTAAATGGTTGCGTCTATCTGATAGTGCTTTATTGATCAGTTGTGTTGACTTAATTACTAAGATTTTAGACTTATCATGTGAAGTGAGCATGCAATTAAGTGAGGAATTACTCACTGTTCTCGTCAAATTATGCCTTAGAGCTAAAAAGTTCAATAATAAGATGAATATAGAACAGACTGGTGAGCTTTTATTGCGTGCAAGAGCCATTGATTCTAAATTAGTGGAGAATGTTTCATTTGCcgttgaagaggaaaagaaaagtaaatCGCAACCACCTCCTACAGATACTAAATCTGAATTACAATACACTTCAAGGAAGCAACAAAATACACTTTCAGGCTTTTTAAAACCATATGTCAGAGAGAATGTGCCATCTTTTAATCCTCCGAAAAGAATGTCTAAATTGGAGATTGCACAGGCTAAATTGGCcgaaaaaagaaagatggAAGCAAAGGAGCCTGCACCTGCAAGGCCATCAGgattcaacatcaaaaagaaaatagtCAACATTTCAGATAGTGAATCTGACCACGATTCAGATAATGAAACCCAAGATGGTAATTTGTTCACGAAGGAACAAGTAGTTGctaaaatgaaaaaaactaaagCAGCTTTGCAATCATTACAAGCTCCAAGGTTTAATTCCAGCAATACACAAAGTATGAAACAGATAGAATTAAtgcaaaagaagaagcaggAGGAGTTGATGAGGTTGAGGTTAAACGTCGACACTACTCCTCTTTATAAAACCATTTTGTCATGGTCATATAATAATGACAAGGAGTTACCTTCTGATTATGATGAATCCAAGTATAAGCCGATCACagacaaatttgaaagtgTGAAGGATTATAGGAAAACTTTTGAGCCTTTATTGTTGCTCGAATGTTGGCAATCAATCCAAAGGGCCAAGCAAGTTGGTTCGGAAATTCCCTTTAGATTAACTATTGGTTCCAGATCCGCCACGGACTCCTTTTTTGATATTTATACATCCGTGAAAAAGGAAGTCGTTAATGAAACAAGATGTTTTGGTGATAATGATCTAATTGTTCTTATGATGGTTGATAACTTACCACCAGAGGAAGATAACAGAGGTATACCGAGAAAGTTGGTGGAGAAGTGTACTGTCAACTGTTTTGCTAAGGttaaagaaattaaaaatacAAACGGGCCATATGCGGATGTTGTTTTGAGGGTATCATCTGACAATAAAGTTGTTCATAAAATATCACCAAGTATGGAACTGGTTGGATTGAAAGTTAATACAATGACTACCTTAGAAAGAGAGTTTTCATCTTTATATGGTTTACAGTACTATGACTTGAGTAATGAGATTATCCAAGCTGTTCCTGATCCCGTTGAAACTCCAGACGAGAAAAAGATAAATAAATTAAAGGATGTATACGATGTCAACGATTCCCAAGCAAAAGCCATTTCGGGTACAGTTCAAGGGCAAGGGTTTTCACTAATTCAAGGTCCTCCGGGTACAGGTAAGACAAAAACAATTCTTGGTGTCATTGGTTATTTTCTCACTCAAGAGGATAAAAATGTACATCGAGTACTGGCTCCTGGTGTGAAGGCAAATAtctcaacttcaaaagcATCAACAGGTTCAGTTGATAATAAGAGAAAAATTCTAATATGTGCACCTTCTAATGCAgctgttgatgaattggtGCTTAGAATCAGAAATGGGATAAAGAATTCCAAAGGTGAAACTTTCAAACCGAATGTTGTTAGACTAGGTAAGTCAGATGCCATCAATGAACAAGTTAAGGATTTAACCTTGGAGGAACAAGTTGATGCACAATTATCGAAGATAAAGAATAATGATGACTCTAGTATTAGGGCAGAGCATAGAGCTTGTATTGTTGAACGTGATGAATTAAGAAAGAAACTCGAGTCTAACAGTCTCACAGAAACTGAGATTTCGAAGGCTGAAATGAGATTACAAGAAGTTCTGACAAAGCGTAGAGAGCTGGGTAAAAGGCTAGATGAGATGAGAGAGCAAAGGGCTGTAAATTATCGTAatagagaaattgaaagaaggAATatacaattcaaaattttgaacAATGCACAAGTTGTTTGTTCTACCCTTTCAGGATCAGCTCATGATGTTTTAGCGGGTATGTCTTTGACTTTTGAAACTGTGGTTATTGACGAAGCTGCTCAGTGTATCGAATTGAGTGCCATCATTCCTTTGAGATATGGTTGCAAGAAATGTATTATGGTTGGTGACCCTAACCAATTACCTCCAACTGTTTTATCTCAAAAAGCAGCTTCATTCAAATACGAGCAATCACTATTTGTCAGAATGCAAAACAACCATAAAGATTCAGTTTATTTGTTAGATGTGCAATACCGTATGCATCCAGAAATTTCGGCATTTCCATCCAGGGAATTCTATACCTCAAAGTTAAAGGATGGTCCAAACATGAAGCTACTGACAGAAAGGCCATGGCATGAGATCGAGGAATATGGACCTTatagatttttcaatttgaggGGTAGGCAAAATATTAACGATAAAACAAAATCGTTGTATAATACAACTGAATGCAAAGTCATCCTTGAGATCATTGAGAGTTTGTACAGAAAATTCCCCAATATTGATTGGTCTAACAAAATCGGGGTTATTTCTCCATATAAAGAACAGGTGAGgcttttgaagaaaactttCGTAGATAAATATGGCTTCTTGATAACTAAGCagattgatttcaacacGGTTGACGGTTTTCAAGGTCAAGAGAAAgacattattattttttcatgtgTTAGAGCGGAAAATAATACCGGTGTTGGGTTCTTAGCTGATATAAGAAGAATGAATGTTGCATTGACAAGAGCAAGGTCTTCATTGTGGATTGTAGGTTCTGTTGATGCGTTAGTTTCCAATAAAACTTGGagagatttatttgaagatgctAATAAAAGAAATCTGGTTACGCAAGCCTATGTCGGTTTCACTAAAAACATAAGGATTGGTGAGGGAAACGCAAATTCCAGTCAGACTCCAAATACACAAAATATAACAAGAGCAGGTGCAAACAAGAAGACGATTTCTCATCATGACAATGCCAAAAAAAGGACTATTTCTGATGATGGTAAAAAGATTGGACATTCAGATAATccagatttttcaaagatgagaAAAATTTCTAAAACATCGAATCCCTTACCCGTGAAGAAATATAGTGGACAAATATCAGCTAATAAAATGACAAAAATTTCACAGCCGAAGTCTTCTGGTGTTATCCTTCCAAGGGCACCTAATGGTGCTCCATCGGGTCTAGTGAAGATAAGtgataagaaaaaatatcCTACGAAGCCTTCTGgtagaaaataaaaattaaaaagCTCCTCAAATTgaatgttttgaagaaaacgaaACTCTATTATATCATGGAATCGGATCAGTCAGTTTTTTCACCTTTGGAACTTTTGATTTCGTTTAATAATTGATTATATTTGTTGACTTTTGCCGATTTGAACCCCATTATGTTCAGGTTGGACTTACTAGGTTTTGAAGCTGCAGTTGTAGTGGCAGTagttgttgtagttgttgtAGTAGCGGCAGTTATAACGGGTGGGGGCGAACCTGCCAGAGTTTTACTCTTTGACGTGCTATTGAACCTTTTGTTGGAATCAGAAGGTGGAGTATTACTAGCCGGAATGGACGGGTAATGTTCTGTACTATCTTCTGATAACTTCAATTGTGAAAGGGCAAAATCCTTGGAAGAGCTGTCAAAGTTATATGCTACAAAATTAATGTTAAGAATAGACattgccttttcaattgcCTTGATTTCATTCTTCATGATTATCGCTATCCCTGGCATTTCTATCTTTACAATAGCAGCATATCTCTCAATCAAGTAGTCACGATTTGTTGATAGTACATGACCAATATTATCCAACTTAGATTCGTTAATAAAAGTTTGAATTGAATTCTCCATCTTTTTTATaacttcaaaaatatcagtAAAATATGCTTCTGCTTGGTCGAACATTAATTGTGTGTCTGctgtttttgaaatcaaggTATCCAGAGAAGTtatttgtgttttcaattttttaaaGACCTCTACATCGGACATGTCCTTCGATACCAGCAGCTTTTCtttataaagaaaagatattTCCAACACTTCCTTCTGTTCCAGTGTTTCAAGTTCATTATAGTGTTTGTTTAATTTAATATCAAGGAGAGATTTTGTCTCCAGCAACTGCTGGTTCACTAActtcctcttctttcttAAATGCAGTAACTCCCTTTCCATACGATCGATTTCATAAGAGAGCTCTTTCGACTCTTTGAGTAAGGAACTATAGGTTTCTCCTTCAGGTGAACTATCAATTATCTCATTTATATCTTGATTAATAtcatgttttctctttatccaaacaagaaacaTGTCGTACTTTTCCAACTTGGACTTTTTTTCCGATTGGTAGATTTCTCCTAAGGCATCATAAGTTCTACTTAACTCTCCTAACATCCttattatttcttttctaGTTACATCCAAAAGGTTATTTCCTGACTTTATGTACTTCTCATGCGAGTCAACCAGTTGAGGTAATGATTTATGGAGTATCATTTCTGCCTGGCCCTTTAGAAAAAGTATAGTATCATTATGCATTGGTAACATTGGTATGAACCCGGTGGCATTAGATTTATCTCCTAGCAACCTTTCATGTGAATCCTCCGATTCCGTTGTTGCCTCCaggtttctttttttcatagTGACATACTGCATTATGGAAGATAGCATTGGCCATGCTGCATTCGCATCATCATTAGCATTCTTTCCTTCCCTACCAGCTTCCAGATCATCTAATTTGCCAAAAATATCTGTTGCTTTTGTCAAACGCTGGGCAGATGCTGACAATGCTAAAAACGAGTTAGTGACCAGCCCAAAATGGGGTAATCCACAATAAACATTTTACATACACTTCTTTTCGATAGGCATGTTTGTAACGGCGGCGTTATAGTAAATGGTGG
The Pichia kudriavzevii chromosome 2, complete sequence DNA segment above includes these coding regions:
- a CDS encoding uncharacterized protein (PKUD0B11410) — translated: MLSSIMQYVTMKKRNLEATTESEDSHERLLGDKSNATGFIPMLPMHNDTILFLKGQAEMILHKSLPQLVDSHEKYIKSGNNLLDVTRKEIIRMLGELSRTYDALGEIYQSEKKSKLEKYDMFLVWIKRKHDINQDINEIIDSSPEGETYSSLLKESKELSYEIDRMERELLHLRKKRKLVNQQLLETKSLLDIKLNKHYNELETLEQKEVLEISFLYKEKLLVSKDMSDVEVFKKLKTQITSLDTLISKTADTQLMFDQAEAYFTDIFEVIKKMENSIQTFINESKLDNIGHVLSTNRDYLIERYAAIVKIEMPGIAIIMKNEIKAIEKAMSILNINFVAYNFDSSSKDFALSQLKLSEDSTEHYPSIPASNTPPSDSNKRFNSTSKSKTLAGSPPPVITAATTTTTTTTATTTAASKPSKSNLNIMGFKSAKVNKYNQLLNEIKSSKGEKTD
- a CDS encoding uncharacterized protein (PKUD0B11400; similar to Saccharomyces cerevisiae YLR430W (SEN1); ancestral locus Anc_4.310), which codes for MSLTSSSDSIVSRINKTYTVDDPALQESVVEEAMNYYLSIRESNDPINNNTNENKLIKDHLFCCSDSSSTIVSFLVVVLAGFAVDFNNEQFIPIRTCINNCTDCLLSYHRKRALIRKNFLLEKMVPYNQIQSTMEKPTIWEADNLYSQIEKSIDNKLENEELKKLLTRIFFECLLNPSILRYHDKLKIYFNHCLQFLDDSHDLLVSKGLKIYPGLVYLLFSDDENQRNWAISKLPYNKEDKIYYKDSDFDPLFIEEYEIHFFNIQKPDFFTDERSIQFWTNLIPLIRFSSVDTIRSTIMEPFSCASYRDDKRIRIVPLYQVFINHVFSYLKTPLPFLLRFLGVSLEKFKIQLFEFIKPHNYMSFFDMAFNNPTYKKYLQELPPETFPSSLSQLDTSRNPLFIDLVKWMEICSHILNDSSKCQFAIAMFGFLADFITDSNCGKFIGTYIMENMIQQLSLKNTVFQSDRLGVELSYKASARSLLDKKCIVLFDSINIKFLKSKAIKLIKTCLIYDIESYSYYSNKLNLNEPLLTPEFNNALWNLLQVKVTSNSNIALNVFSAFSNIINVYMIDIPYKKTKLISERKEESVVKGISSDCNRHNKIIESFATSVENVLNKLSEYITSTHMKSIINDNDASLGFWSLLLSPIDRIYSSAVALMSETFDVDDRLEAFKECLKLNIHLTLDAFKAQITKYTRLQLFLPTQRTVKILMDFMNALFNPMNGIIVSSKIELTLDLKTSIVEFWIDVWGFLGMIFKNIFDWSITYERLKVTLAKEISDKITSDLLNFTRDVLDLSHLVLNGMKIIVSLLETQNYTSTDIKLIKETLLKPIVVTLGNLFKWLRLSDSALLISCVDLITKILDLSCEVSMQLSEELLTVLVKLCLRAKKFNNKMNIEQTGELLLRARAIDSKLVENVSFAVEEEKKSKSQPPPTDTKSELQYTSRKQQNTLSGFLKPYVRENVPSFNPPKRMSKLEIAQAKLAEKRKMEAKEPAPARPSGFNIKKKIVNISDSESDHDSDNETQDGNLFTKEQVVAKMKKTKAALQSLQAPRFNSSNTQSMKQIELMQKKKQEELMRLRLNVDTTPLYKTILSWSYNNDKELPSDYDESKYKPITDKFESVKDYRKTFEPLLLLECWQSIQRAKQVGSEIPFRLTIGSRSATDSFFDIYTSVKKEVVNETRCFGDNDLIVLMMVDNLPPEEDNRGIPRKLVEKCTVNCFAKVKEIKNTNGPYADVVLRVSSDNKVVHKISPSMELVGLKVNTMTTLEREFSSLYGLQYYDLSNEIIQAVPDPVETPDEKKINKLKDVYDVNDSQAKAISGTVQGQGFSLIQGPPGTGKTKTILGVIGYFLTQEDKNVHRVLAPGVKANISTSKASTGSVDNKRKILICAPSNAAVDELVLRIRNGIKNSKGETFKPNVVRLGKSDAINEQVKDLTLEEQVDAQLSKIKNNDDSSIRAEHRACIVERDELRKKLESNSLTETEISKAEMRLQEVLTKRRELGKRLDEMREQRAVNYRNREIERRNIQFKILNNAQVVCSTLSGSAHDVLAGMSLTFETVVIDEAAQCIELSAIIPLRYGCKKCIMVGDPNQLPPTVLSQKAASFKYEQSLFVRMQNNHKDSVYLLDVQYRMHPEISAFPSREFYTSKLKDGPNMKLLTERPWHEIEEYGPYRFFNLRGRQNINDKTKSLYNTTECKVILEIIESLYRKFPNIDWSNKIGVISPYKEQVRLLKKTFVDKYGFLITKQIDFNTVDGFQGQEKDIIIFSCVRAENNTGVGFLADIRRMNVALTRARSSLWIVGSVDALVSNKTWRDLFEDANKRNLVTQAYVGFTKNIRIGEGNANSSQTPNTQNITRAGANKKTISHHDNAKKRTISDDGKKIGHSDNPDFSKMRKISKTSNPLPVKKYSGQISANKMTKISQPKSSGVILPRAPNGAPSGLVKISDKKKYPTKPSGRK